A portion of the Sabethes cyaneus chromosome 3, idSabCyanKW18_F2, whole genome shotgun sequence genome contains these proteins:
- the LOC128741033 gene encoding uncharacterized protein LOC128741033, with translation MVITTVTVHWLSCRKPDSFKKLQKGLAEFPFSVALATLTIIAIMSVLLYALHLESVESSHARTRTAIRLKYVDYILLCLTTQLTEATERYLWQGAASTTRQQLDAMRAEIEACIDRFRHGARKLLDTRATIGGTFTIQELEHIFQLDQQAVRLGEDILKLKRKSKPLLSDRAIKALLRK, from the exons ATGGTCATCACAACGGTAACCGTTCATTGGCTCTCCTGCCGAAAACCGGACTCCTTCAAGAAGCTGCAGAAAGGTCTAGCGGAATTCCCGTTCAGTGTGGCTCTCGCTACCCTAACGATTATCGCCATAATGTCCGTTCTCTTGTATGCCTTGCACCTGGAATCGGTGGAAAGTTCTCACGCTCGTACCAGAACCGCAATCCGGCTGAAGTACGTCGACTACATTCTGCTCTGTCTTACCACTCAGCTGACCGAGGCTACCGAGCGTTATCTATGGCAGGGTGCAGCCAGCACCACGCGGCAGCAGCTGGATGCGATGCGCGCGGAAATCGAAGCCTGCATCGACCGATTCCGGCACGGGGCTCGTAAATTACTCGACACCCGGGCCACTATCGGTGGCACCTTCACCATCCAGGAGCTGGAGCACATCTTCCAGCTAGACCAGCAGGCCGTCCGGCTCGGCGAGGACATACTCAAATTGAAAAG gAAATCGAAACCGTTGCTCTCGGACCGTGCCATCAAAGCGCTGCTTCGCAAGTGA